Proteins found in one Apostichopus japonicus isolate 1M-3 chromosome 16, ASM3797524v1, whole genome shotgun sequence genomic segment:
- the LOC139982008 gene encoding uncharacterized protein, translated as MTELTPPPDVKKQFVTELREVYREWCSNIKTIPSLTCNTSSVDAIYTTGTIECLTRNAENIDEWESLETYKQIRSDHRVKSNRRIIESGPGYGKSLLTLQLAHEWSTDTPESCLKDVEILIVLQLREISGLTSIYKCIRQCNLKTQSIINVEDIQNILQQSSYVLFVLDSVDEYRNFDVTVHDDILAIIQNEMFPHFEVILTTRTPCIEQMIHKDTKRLRLTGFNNLCQDEYLRKIVTKDDDSAATRIKESLQENPTLGDLCRVPIFFAVYAHIAYKNDTLKLYTTMTGYFRQMIACFHNHFISKMDDQTLQTVLNYDDAPPRELKKFAYDCLLDSHEPSWSRDRLCQILGDDVLQRYLRIGIFCEVQTTCESTERDEPRKVIFNHGLFCEWYAALYMVDVLTAYDNGPEHSDEESLLEIIDDLYPYDFQNLYRFVCGIKPDVAKYIIQYIRDIDGVDQLAILCMLEQSGDNHNVYDTLKECCSETINIHQEDTMLWQKSVLQILSIASIHKVTVSNIMLHDVIQKVDVSGSLITMKSGLSIPIHDTLKHLWVRMAGSELNDQEMLNIFHYASNCENLCYISFADCIVPRRFQEYDPVLSKLCEKAVEVFWYPTLICYRLNLRSGYWEHPSNNTVVSPETMEKMVKICKGMNP; from the exons ATGACGGAACTTACACCGCCTCCCG aCGTTAAAAAACAGTTCGTTACAGAGTTAAGAGAAGTGTATAGAGAATGGTGCAGTAACATTAAGACGATTCCTTCTTTGACGTGTAATACGTCTTCCGTGGACGCTATCTACACGACAggaacaattgaatgtttaaCTAGGAATGCTGAGAATATTGATGAATGGGAGTCGTTGGAAACGTACAAACAAATAAGGTCAGATCATCGAGTAAAATCTAATCGACGTATCATAGAGAGTGGACCTGGGTATGGTAAGTCATTGTTGACCCTTCAACTGGCTCATGAATGGTCCACAGATACACCAGAATCATGCTTGAAAGACGTAGAAATATTAATAGTTCTACAACTCAGAGAAATAAGCGGTCTGACATCGATATACAAGTGTATCAGACAGTGTAATTTAAAGACACAGTCAATTATCAACGTCGAAGATATTCAAAATATTCTACAACAGTCTTCGTATGTACTGTTTGTTTTGGACAGTGTCGATGAGTACCGTAATTTCGACGTAACAGTTCATGATGATATTTTGGCTATTATACAAAATGAGATGTTTCCACATTTTGAAGTAATTCTCACAACGCGTACTCCGTGTATTGAGCAGATGATACATAAAGATACTAAGAGACTTAGACTAACTGGATTCAACAATCTATGCCAGGATGAGTACCTTCGtaaaatagtaacaaaagatGATGATTCCGCAGCAACGAGAATCAAAGAATCTCTCCAGGAAAACCCGACTCTTGGAGACCTCTGTCGGGTTCCAATATTCTTTGCTGTGTATGCGCATATTGCGTATAAAAATGATACCTTAAAGCTATATACTACCATGACTGGCTATTTCCGTCAAATGATCGCATGTTTCCACAACCACTTCATCAGCAAGATGGACGACCAAACACTCCAGACAGTTCTCAATTACGATGATGCTCCTCCTCGTGAACTAAAAAAGTTCGCGTATGACTGTCTCCTCGATTCTCATGAGCCATCATGGAGTAGGGACAGACTATGTCAAATTCTAGGTGATGACGTTTTACAACGTTACTTAAGAATTGGAATCTTTTGTGAAGTACAAACAACTTGTGAGTCTACGGAACGCGATGAACCAAGAAAAGTCATCTTCAATCATGGTTTGTTCTGCGAGTGGTATGCCGCTCTTTACATGGTGGATGTTTTAACTGCGTATGACAATGGCCCAGAACATTCGGATGAAGAGTCCTTACTTGAAATCATCGATGATTTGTATCCATATGACTTCCAAAACTTGTATCGTTTCGTCTGTGGAATAAAACCAGATGTCGCTAAGTACATAATACAATACATCCGGGATATTGATGGTGTCGATCAATTGGCAATACTTTGTATGCTGGAGCAAAGCGGAGACAATCACAACGTTTACGACACTTTGAAAGAATGCTGTTCTGAGACGATAAACATCCACCAAGAAGACACCATGCTGTGGCAGAAATCTGTCCTCCAAATACTTTCAATAGCATCAATACATAag GTCACAGTATCTAATATAATGCTACATGACGTAATTCAAAAGGTAGATGTTTCTGGAAGCCTAATCACCATGAAATCTGGTCTAAGTATACCGATTCATGATACCTTGAAACATCTTTGGGTCAGGATGGCGGGATCAGAACTCAATGACCAAGAGATGCTCAACATATTCCACTATGCAAGTAATTGCGAAAATTTATGCTATATCTC GTTCGCTGACTGCATTGTACCTCGTCGATTCCAAGAGTATGATCCTGTTTTATCCAAGCTTTGTGAAAAAGCGGTAGAAG TGTTTTGGTATCCTACGCTGATCTGTTATCGTCTGAATCTACGGTCTGGTTATTGGGAG
- the LOC139982643 gene encoding uncharacterized protein isoform X2, with product MELTKQYKMSTILFLNRSKNTKNNAVRQHRKARHGRNFIRPPRGNQRRYPRRAPNHVVVSKQPMSATVINMESNGLQAISLNRKNEKPPASYFCLSVACFCICPLFAAFAIFFSSQVNPNHSRGNAVGAKMSSRFALLFCILSVLTTAGIAVYLIYIFGLSSSTTSRDTLVEWWNANWNIA from the exons ATGGAATTAACCA aaCAGTACAAAATGAGCACGATACTATTTCTGAATCGTTCCAAAAACACTAAAAACAACGCTGTTCGTCAACACAGGAAGGCTAGACATGGAAGAAACTTCATACGTCCTCCTCGTGGTAACCAGAGACGCTATCCACGGAGGGCTCCAAATCATGTGGTGGTCTCTAAGCAACCAATGTCAGCTACAGTAATAAATATG GAATCTAACGGATTACAAGCAATATCCTTGAACAGGAAAAACGAGAAACCTCCAGCTTCATATTTTTGCCTGTCTGTCGCCTGCTTCTGCATTTGTCCATTATTTGCAGCTTttgcaattttcttttcatcacAG GTCAATCCGAATCACAGCAGAGGTAATGCAGTTGGTGCCAAAATGTCTTCCAGGTTTGCCTTACTATTTTGCATTTTGTCCGTACTCACGACGGCAGGGATAGCTGTGTACCTCATCTATATATTTGGTTTATCATCATCAACAACTTCGAGAGATACCCTCGTAGAATGGTGGAATGCAAACTGGAACATTGCTTGA
- the LOC139982643 gene encoding uncharacterized protein isoform X3, which yields MVREQYKMSTILFLNRSKNTKNNAVRQHRKARHGRNFIRPPRGNQRRYPRRAPNHVVVSKQPMSATVINMESNGLQAISLNRKNEKPPASYFCLSVACFCICPLFAAFAIFFSSQVNPNHSRGNAVGAKMSSRFALLFCILSVLTTAGIAVYLIYIFGLSSSTTSRDTLVEWWNANWNIA from the exons ATGGTGAGAG aaCAGTACAAAATGAGCACGATACTATTTCTGAATCGTTCCAAAAACACTAAAAACAACGCTGTTCGTCAACACAGGAAGGCTAGACATGGAAGAAACTTCATACGTCCTCCTCGTGGTAACCAGAGACGCTATCCACGGAGGGCTCCAAATCATGTGGTGGTCTCTAAGCAACCAATGTCAGCTACAGTAATAAATATG GAATCTAACGGATTACAAGCAATATCCTTGAACAGGAAAAACGAGAAACCTCCAGCTTCATATTTTTGCCTGTCTGTCGCCTGCTTCTGCATTTGTCCATTATTTGCAGCTTttgcaattttcttttcatcacAG GTCAATCCGAATCACAGCAGAGGTAATGCAGTTGGTGCCAAAATGTCTTCCAGGTTTGCCTTACTATTTTGCATTTTGTCCGTACTCACGACGGCAGGGATAGCTGTGTACCTCATCTATATATTTGGTTTATCATCATCAACAACTTCGAGAGATACCCTCGTAGAATGGTGGAATGCAAACTGGAACATTGCTTGA
- the LOC139982643 gene encoding uncharacterized protein isoform X4, whose amino-acid sequence MSTILFLNRSKNTKNNAVRQHRKARHGRNFIRPPRGNQRRYPRRAPNHVVVSKQPMSATVINMESNGLQAISLNRKNEKPPASYFCLSVACFCICPLFAAFAIFFSSQVNPNHSRGNAVGAKMSSRFALLFCILSVLTTAGIAVYLIYIFGLSSSTTSRDTLVEWWNANWNIA is encoded by the exons ATGAGCACGATACTATTTCTGAATCGTTCCAAAAACACTAAAAACAACGCTGTTCGTCAACACAGGAAGGCTAGACATGGAAGAAACTTCATACGTCCTCCTCGTGGTAACCAGAGACGCTATCCACGGAGGGCTCCAAATCATGTGGTGGTCTCTAAGCAACCAATGTCAGCTACAGTAATAAATATG GAATCTAACGGATTACAAGCAATATCCTTGAACAGGAAAAACGAGAAACCTCCAGCTTCATATTTTTGCCTGTCTGTCGCCTGCTTCTGCATTTGTCCATTATTTGCAGCTTttgcaattttcttttcatcacAG GTCAATCCGAATCACAGCAGAGGTAATGCAGTTGGTGCCAAAATGTCTTCCAGGTTTGCCTTACTATTTTGCATTTTGTCCGTACTCACGACGGCAGGGATAGCTGTGTACCTCATCTATATATTTGGTTTATCATCATCAACAACTTCGAGAGATACCCTCGTAGAATGGTGGAATGCAAACTGGAACATTGCTTGA
- the LOC139982643 gene encoding uncharacterized protein isoform X1: protein MKYGTLKNKSRFVRKKEQTLQKVIISLETEFIFNPTSSLKLQISNAKRCLDNIYEANIDGIIIRSRARWVEKEQYKMSTILFLNRSKNTKNNAVRQHRKARHGRNFIRPPRGNQRRYPRRAPNHVVVSKQPMSATVINMESNGLQAISLNRKNEKPPASYFCLSVACFCICPLFAAFAIFFSSQVNPNHSRGNAVGAKMSSRFALLFCILSVLTTAGIAVYLIYIFGLSSSTTSRDTLVEWWNANWNIA from the exons ATGAAATACGGTACTCTAAAAAATAAATCTCGTTTTGTTAGGAAAAAGGAACAAACGCTGCAAAAAGTTATTATTTCTTTAGAAACTGAATTCATTTTCAATCCCACGTCGTCCCTTAAACTACAGATTTCAAACGCTAAGCGCTGCCTTGACAACATTTACGAGGCAAACATTGACGGTATTATTATCCGCTCTAGAGCGAGATGGGTTGAAAAAG aaCAGTACAAAATGAGCACGATACTATTTCTGAATCGTTCCAAAAACACTAAAAACAACGCTGTTCGTCAACACAGGAAGGCTAGACATGGAAGAAACTTCATACGTCCTCCTCGTGGTAACCAGAGACGCTATCCACGGAGGGCTCCAAATCATGTGGTGGTCTCTAAGCAACCAATGTCAGCTACAGTAATAAATATG GAATCTAACGGATTACAAGCAATATCCTTGAACAGGAAAAACGAGAAACCTCCAGCTTCATATTTTTGCCTGTCTGTCGCCTGCTTCTGCATTTGTCCATTATTTGCAGCTTttgcaattttcttttcatcacAG GTCAATCCGAATCACAGCAGAGGTAATGCAGTTGGTGCCAAAATGTCTTCCAGGTTTGCCTTACTATTTTGCATTTTGTCCGTACTCACGACGGCAGGGATAGCTGTGTACCTCATCTATATATTTGGTTTATCATCATCAACAACTTCGAGAGATACCCTCGTAGAATGGTGGAATGCAAACTGGAACATTGCTTGA
- the LOC139982642 gene encoding uncharacterized protein isoform X1 produces MEYFYQFAVFYLASLVTVLGIGDETRQPASCLDAQTDCITEQRCNMTWMFFNGSCRGQECFISSTTSQFCNAGYNTLMKDEYRFANCHCDIFLPMFPNCLDIQETVLRNPCRTRATNSITVPQVQSHTCVDAEQTCLRDSKCATTLRTYTENCVGLSDSVCSTLRGNCGVLKSEVDKTILKDCICPVENDTDITCEQIWETFHKDPCVSSCETILHEETLIGGEHDGGSTCQTAVDQCYNNSTCYSYFSSYLSACLIDMTTGRCNHDQCMRAMRDVFTTVPPSLTHALVFCYCKEDDSLCHGLKSALSPQCVEGDNPTVSCLTIKTRCEANPCCRANYQRMLEYCHFDQNDCVGDYALCRNAFVGTFGTLLSTTCICEEAEPVKQDICSQYLRLITQNPCVEKASKSYFTDLTEQTKSGCFIPTSSSDERNHGIMMPTGVYAKFSSQNSTRQKACLCSEAGRFVDCFSFPANHISSCDQRNESQLVTSVTHTPTSQYGYEKSLCTCVNGERFCINERTESVFNTPALDLPFLQVAYSEKEVALVNNESRRMITTSAILGRLEDVLKDILKAPNCYCTDYKEYRHVLEFSFTDNCTVYLVKLADMINTRNSLVQSDLLLSVLKLAVVMKEPTEYSESWAVGSRSSFKSAEIFSILLVVLLLIIQLTRSQCG; encoded by the exons atGGAATATTTTTACCAATTTGCAG TATTCTATTTAGCATCATTAGTGACAGTATTGGGGATAGGAGATGAAACGCGACAACCAGCGAGCTGCCTAGACGCACAGACAGATTGcataacagaacaaagatgCAATATGACTTGGATGTTCTTCAACGGGTCATGCAGGGGACAAG AGTGCTTTATTAGCTCTACAACATCCCAGTTTTGCAATGCCGGATACAACACATTAATGAAGGACGAATACAGATTCGCTAATTGTCACTGTGATATCTTCCTTCCAATGTTTCCTAATTGTCTGGATATTCAAGAGACTGTGTTACGTAACCCGTGTCGCACCAGAG CTACAAATTCCATAACAGTTCCACAAGTTCAGTCCCATACCTGCGTAGATGCTGAACAAACCTGTTTAAGGGATTCAAAGTGCGCCACCACTTTAAGAACTTATACCGAAAATTGTGTCGGGCTCTCTGATAGCGTATGCTCAACGTTACGCGGTAACTGCGGTGTATTGAAAAGTGAAGTCGATAAAACAATTCTAAAAGATTGCATATGTCCAGTTGAAAATGATACAGATATCACGTGTGAGCAGATTTGGGAAACATTCCATAAAGACCCTTGTGTAT CGTCCTGCGAAACTATTTTACATGAAGAGACTCTGATTGGAGGAGAACATGACGGTG GCAGCACGTGCCAAACAGCCGTCGATCAATGTTATAACAACTCTACCTGTTATAGCTACTTCTCTTCCTACCTCAGCGCATGCTTAATTGACATGACGACGGGAAGGTGTAATCACGACCAGTGCATGCGCGCGATGCGTGATGTGTTCACGACAGTACCACCGTCACTCACACACGCGCTGGTTTTCTGTTATTGTAAAGAGGATGACTCATTGTGTCACGGCCTCAAGAGTGCCTTGAGCCCACAGTGTGTAGAGGGCGACAATCCAACAGTAAGCTGTTTGACGATAAAGACAAGATGCGAAGCTAATCCCTGCTGCCG AGCTAATTATCAACGCATGTTGGAATATTGTCACTTCGACCAAAATGACTGTGTAGGAGACTATGCGTTGTGCAGAAATGCGTTTGTCGGTACCTTCGGAACACTTCTCTCAACAACATGCATTTGTGAAGAAGCGGAACCGGTGAAGCAAGACATCTGCTCGCAGTATCTCCGACTAATTACTCAAAACCCGTGTGTCG AAAAGGCGTCAAAGTCCTATTTTACAGATCTAACGGAACAGACAAAGTCAG GTTGCTTCATCCCAACATCATCATCAGATGAACGAAACCATGGCATCATGATGCCAACAGGTGTTTACGCAAAG TTTTCTTCTCAGAATAGTACTCGTCAGAAAGCATGTCTTTGTTCAGAAGCCGGTCGCTTTGTCGATTGCTTCTCATTTCCAGCGAATCACATCTCTTCATGTGACCAGAGGAACGAATCACAACTAG TTACGAGTGTTACTCATACACCAACATCTCAATACGGATATGAAAAATCACTATGTACATGCGTCAACGGCGAACGCTTCTGTATTAACGAACGAACTGAAAGTGTTTTTAACACTCCAGCGCTTG ACCTTCCATTCCTTCAGGTCGCTTACAGTGAGAAAGAAGTCGCATTGGTGAATAACGAGTCCAGACGTATGATTACAACATCAGCAATTTTGGGAAGGTTAGAGGATGTACTGAAAGATATTTTAAAGGCG CCAAACTGTTACTGCACGGACTACAAAGAATACAGACATGTTCTGGAGTTTTCCTTTACG gataaCTGTACTGTGTACCTCGTAAAGCTTGCTGATATGATCAATACCAGAAATTCGCTCGTCCAATCCGATTTGTTGCTATCAGTGTTAAAGTTGGCCGTGGTTATGAAGGAACCTACTGAATATTCAGAGTCTTGGGCGGTCGGGTCGAGGTCATCTTTCAAGTCAGcagaaatattttccattttattagTAGTTTTACTTCTCATAATACAACTAACTAGATCTCAATGTGGATGA
- the LOC139982642 gene encoding GDNF family receptor alpha-2-like isoform X3, translated as MEYFYQFAVFYLASLVTVLGIGDETRQPASCLDAQTDCITEQRCNMTWMFFNGSCRGQECFISSTTSQFCNAGYNTLMKDEYRFANCHCDIFLPMFPNCLDIQETVLRNPCRTRATNSITVPQVQSHTCVDAEQTCLRDSKCATTLRTYTENCVGLSDSVCSTLRGNCGVLKSEVDKTILKDCICPVENDTDITCEQIWETFHKDPCVSSCETILHEETLIGGEHDGGSTCQTAVDQCYNNSTCYSYFSSYLSACLIDMTTGRCNHDQCMRAMRDVFTTVPPSLTHALVFCYCKEDDSLCHGLKSALSPQCVEGDNPTVSCLTIKTRCEANPCCRANYQRMLEYCHFDQNDCVGDYALCRNAFVGTFGTLLSTTCICEEAEPVKQDICSQYLRLITQNPCVEKASKSYFTDLTEQTKSGCFIPTSSSDERNHGIMMPTGVYAKFSSQNSTRQKACLCSEAGRFVDCFSFPANHISSCDQRNESQLVTSVTHTPTSQYGYEKSLCTCVNGERFCINERTESVFNTPALDLPFLQVAYSEKEVALVNNESRRMITTSAILGSQTVTARTTKNTDMFWSFPLRITVLCTS; from the exons atGGAATATTTTTACCAATTTGCAG TATTCTATTTAGCATCATTAGTGACAGTATTGGGGATAGGAGATGAAACGCGACAACCAGCGAGCTGCCTAGACGCACAGACAGATTGcataacagaacaaagatgCAATATGACTTGGATGTTCTTCAACGGGTCATGCAGGGGACAAG AGTGCTTTATTAGCTCTACAACATCCCAGTTTTGCAATGCCGGATACAACACATTAATGAAGGACGAATACAGATTCGCTAATTGTCACTGTGATATCTTCCTTCCAATGTTTCCTAATTGTCTGGATATTCAAGAGACTGTGTTACGTAACCCGTGTCGCACCAGAG CTACAAATTCCATAACAGTTCCACAAGTTCAGTCCCATACCTGCGTAGATGCTGAACAAACCTGTTTAAGGGATTCAAAGTGCGCCACCACTTTAAGAACTTATACCGAAAATTGTGTCGGGCTCTCTGATAGCGTATGCTCAACGTTACGCGGTAACTGCGGTGTATTGAAAAGTGAAGTCGATAAAACAATTCTAAAAGATTGCATATGTCCAGTTGAAAATGATACAGATATCACGTGTGAGCAGATTTGGGAAACATTCCATAAAGACCCTTGTGTAT CGTCCTGCGAAACTATTTTACATGAAGAGACTCTGATTGGAGGAGAACATGACGGTG GCAGCACGTGCCAAACAGCCGTCGATCAATGTTATAACAACTCTACCTGTTATAGCTACTTCTCTTCCTACCTCAGCGCATGCTTAATTGACATGACGACGGGAAGGTGTAATCACGACCAGTGCATGCGCGCGATGCGTGATGTGTTCACGACAGTACCACCGTCACTCACACACGCGCTGGTTTTCTGTTATTGTAAAGAGGATGACTCATTGTGTCACGGCCTCAAGAGTGCCTTGAGCCCACAGTGTGTAGAGGGCGACAATCCAACAGTAAGCTGTTTGACGATAAAGACAAGATGCGAAGCTAATCCCTGCTGCCG AGCTAATTATCAACGCATGTTGGAATATTGTCACTTCGACCAAAATGACTGTGTAGGAGACTATGCGTTGTGCAGAAATGCGTTTGTCGGTACCTTCGGAACACTTCTCTCAACAACATGCATTTGTGAAGAAGCGGAACCGGTGAAGCAAGACATCTGCTCGCAGTATCTCCGACTAATTACTCAAAACCCGTGTGTCG AAAAGGCGTCAAAGTCCTATTTTACAGATCTAACGGAACAGACAAAGTCAG GTTGCTTCATCCCAACATCATCATCAGATGAACGAAACCATGGCATCATGATGCCAACAGGTGTTTACGCAAAG TTTTCTTCTCAGAATAGTACTCGTCAGAAAGCATGTCTTTGTTCAGAAGCCGGTCGCTTTGTCGATTGCTTCTCATTTCCAGCGAATCACATCTCTTCATGTGACCAGAGGAACGAATCACAACTAG TTACGAGTGTTACTCATACACCAACATCTCAATACGGATATGAAAAATCACTATGTACATGCGTCAACGGCGAACGCTTCTGTATTAACGAACGAACTGAAAGTGTTTTTAACACTCCAGCGCTTG ACCTTCCATTCCTTCAGGTCGCTTACAGTGAGAAAGAAGTCGCATTGGTGAATAACGAGTCCAGACGTATGATTACAACATCAGCAATTTTGGGAAG CCAAACTGTTACTGCACGGACTACAAAGAATACAGACATGTTCTGGAGTTTTCCTTTACG gataaCTGTACTGTGTACCTCGTAA
- the LOC139982642 gene encoding uncharacterized protein isoform X2: protein MTWMFFNGSCRGQECFISSTTSQFCNAGYNTLMKDEYRFANCHCDIFLPMFPNCLDIQETVLRNPCRTRATNSITVPQVQSHTCVDAEQTCLRDSKCATTLRTYTENCVGLSDSVCSTLRGNCGVLKSEVDKTILKDCICPVENDTDITCEQIWETFHKDPCVSSCETILHEETLIGGEHDGGSTCQTAVDQCYNNSTCYSYFSSYLSACLIDMTTGRCNHDQCMRAMRDVFTTVPPSLTHALVFCYCKEDDSLCHGLKSALSPQCVEGDNPTVSCLTIKTRCEANPCCRANYQRMLEYCHFDQNDCVGDYALCRNAFVGTFGTLLSTTCICEEAEPVKQDICSQYLRLITQNPCVEKASKSYFTDLTEQTKSGCFIPTSSSDERNHGIMMPTGVYAKFSSQNSTRQKACLCSEAGRFVDCFSFPANHISSCDQRNESQLVTSVTHTPTSQYGYEKSLCTCVNGERFCINERTESVFNTPALDLPFLQVAYSEKEVALVNNESRRMITTSAILGRLEDVLKDILKAPNCYCTDYKEYRHVLEFSFTDNCTVYLVKLADMINTRNSLVQSDLLLSVLKLAVVMKEPTEYSESWAVGSRSSFKSAEIFSILLVVLLLIIQLTRSQCG, encoded by the exons ATGACTTGGATGTTCTTCAACGGGTCATGCAGGGGACAAG AGTGCTTTATTAGCTCTACAACATCCCAGTTTTGCAATGCCGGATACAACACATTAATGAAGGACGAATACAGATTCGCTAATTGTCACTGTGATATCTTCCTTCCAATGTTTCCTAATTGTCTGGATATTCAAGAGACTGTGTTACGTAACCCGTGTCGCACCAGAG CTACAAATTCCATAACAGTTCCACAAGTTCAGTCCCATACCTGCGTAGATGCTGAACAAACCTGTTTAAGGGATTCAAAGTGCGCCACCACTTTAAGAACTTATACCGAAAATTGTGTCGGGCTCTCTGATAGCGTATGCTCAACGTTACGCGGTAACTGCGGTGTATTGAAAAGTGAAGTCGATAAAACAATTCTAAAAGATTGCATATGTCCAGTTGAAAATGATACAGATATCACGTGTGAGCAGATTTGGGAAACATTCCATAAAGACCCTTGTGTAT CGTCCTGCGAAACTATTTTACATGAAGAGACTCTGATTGGAGGAGAACATGACGGTG GCAGCACGTGCCAAACAGCCGTCGATCAATGTTATAACAACTCTACCTGTTATAGCTACTTCTCTTCCTACCTCAGCGCATGCTTAATTGACATGACGACGGGAAGGTGTAATCACGACCAGTGCATGCGCGCGATGCGTGATGTGTTCACGACAGTACCACCGTCACTCACACACGCGCTGGTTTTCTGTTATTGTAAAGAGGATGACTCATTGTGTCACGGCCTCAAGAGTGCCTTGAGCCCACAGTGTGTAGAGGGCGACAATCCAACAGTAAGCTGTTTGACGATAAAGACAAGATGCGAAGCTAATCCCTGCTGCCG AGCTAATTATCAACGCATGTTGGAATATTGTCACTTCGACCAAAATGACTGTGTAGGAGACTATGCGTTGTGCAGAAATGCGTTTGTCGGTACCTTCGGAACACTTCTCTCAACAACATGCATTTGTGAAGAAGCGGAACCGGTGAAGCAAGACATCTGCTCGCAGTATCTCCGACTAATTACTCAAAACCCGTGTGTCG AAAAGGCGTCAAAGTCCTATTTTACAGATCTAACGGAACAGACAAAGTCAG GTTGCTTCATCCCAACATCATCATCAGATGAACGAAACCATGGCATCATGATGCCAACAGGTGTTTACGCAAAG TTTTCTTCTCAGAATAGTACTCGTCAGAAAGCATGTCTTTGTTCAGAAGCCGGTCGCTTTGTCGATTGCTTCTCATTTCCAGCGAATCACATCTCTTCATGTGACCAGAGGAACGAATCACAACTAG TTACGAGTGTTACTCATACACCAACATCTCAATACGGATATGAAAAATCACTATGTACATGCGTCAACGGCGAACGCTTCTGTATTAACGAACGAACTGAAAGTGTTTTTAACACTCCAGCGCTTG ACCTTCCATTCCTTCAGGTCGCTTACAGTGAGAAAGAAGTCGCATTGGTGAATAACGAGTCCAGACGTATGATTACAACATCAGCAATTTTGGGAAGGTTAGAGGATGTACTGAAAGATATTTTAAAGGCG CCAAACTGTTACTGCACGGACTACAAAGAATACAGACATGTTCTGGAGTTTTCCTTTACG gataaCTGTACTGTGTACCTCGTAAAGCTTGCTGATATGATCAATACCAGAAATTCGCTCGTCCAATCCGATTTGTTGCTATCAGTGTTAAAGTTGGCCGTGGTTATGAAGGAACCTACTGAATATTCAGAGTCTTGGGCGGTCGGGTCGAGGTCATCTTTCAAGTCAGcagaaatattttccattttattagTAGTTTTACTTCTCATAATACAACTAACTAGATCTCAATGTGGATGA